CCGGGCCAAGGGCCTGTGCCTTGGCCTCGTCGAACACGTCCCCCATTCCCATGTAGAGCTCCCCGGAGAGGACCGTGAGGTTCTCGTCCGCGGGATGGTGATGCGGCGCGACCCGGTACCCGGCGGGCAGCGTGACGCGCATCGTGAAGGCACCCGGTGCGGACGGATCGCCCTGAAGGACGGCGACCTTGGCTCCCTTGGGAAGGCCCGGAGGCGGGTCGCTCCACTTGAGATCGGCGGGCGTGTAGGTGCGGTGCTGGCCGGCCGCCGCAGGCGTGGCTGTCTTCGCGATCTCCGTGACCGCGGCTTTCGTCGCGTCGGAGGTCTTCGCCTTCTCCTCGGCGAGGGCAGGCGCTCCGGCGAACAGAAGCGCCGTGGCGAGTGCGATCGAGGTGCGAATCATGGGGTCCTCCTTGCTCCCGTCTTCTCTCAGAAGCGATACACCGCGGCGATCGGGCTTGCCGTCGGCATCGCGGCGCGGGGCACCTCGTACACCTCGGCCCCGCGCTTCAAGCACTCTTCGCACAGGTCGTCGAGGACATCGTCGTCCTCCGCTCCGATCTGGCGATCGTGATAGGTGATCCTGCCGGTGGCGCGGTCGAGCTTCCCCCATACGGTTTCACCCTCCGCCGCCAGCACGGCGCGAACGCGTCCGGCGAGCGCCGCCACGGCGATCGCGTCGATGTCGTCGTTCGCGAGCCCGTTTCCCGCGAGGGAGCGATAGCGGTTCACCCATTCGGCAGTCTGCCGCTCGAATCCCGCGCTCACGATCGGCCAAGACTCGGCGTGGATCCGGTCTCCGTTCGCGTGCTCGTAGTTCCCCTCGAGCATCTCGGGGAGGAGGTGCGGGTACGTGTTCGCCTCGCGGTAGATCGGGTGGTAGTACTTCACGGACGCGAGGAGGAGCGGCGCGCGCTCGTCGCGAAGGAACTCGCGCAGGCCCTTGTCGATCGCCCGGAAGTACTTGAGGAGCGACTCCTTCGTCTCTTCCTTCGCCGCCCCGCGTCCGTGGAACGCAACGCCCCCCATGCCGCCGCCATGCGCCGTTACCGCACGGTCGTATTCCGGGATCACCAGCGCCTCGCGAAGGCTCGCCGGGAGCGTGCGTAGGTCGACGGTCGCCGCGCCGAAGGGGCTCCCCTCGTAGAGGCTGACCGCGTTCTGGCTCACGGAGAGGACGAAGTACCGGGCGTTGGCGTGGAGGAATCGGATGAGCGGCTTCACGTGGAACGAGTCCGCCACGATGGCGCGCTCCGGCACCGAGAGCGGAAGCCGGTACGCGGTCGCGATGTCCGGCGAAAGGAATACGGCGAGCCCGTCGAGCGAGTGCTCCCAGTGCGGCGAGTCCTCGAGGGTGCGAAGCGTCTCGACCATCGCCGCGCCCGTCGTGGCGACGCTCTGGTCGAGGAGCGCCTGCGCCTGGTTCACGAGATCGCGGTATCGCGTCGGATCCTGCCGCTTCTCGGGGAAGCGCCGCGACGTGGGGAGATAGATCGACACGCACGGCGGCGGCGACGGCGCGAGGAGCCGCTGCATCTCCTCGGCACGGAAGGACTGGATTTCGATCCCCTGCTTGGCTCCGGTGCGGTTTGCCATGGTCAGCTCTGGGGTTTGGGGGCGGGTGGTGGCAGCACCTGCGCCACGATCATGGAATCGAAGCCGCAGGTGTTGTGGCTACCGTCGCAAAAGGGCTTCTTGCTGGACTGCCCGCATCGGCAGAGCGAGATCGTGGTGCGTCCGCCGAGATCGAATGGCTTTCCGTCCTGATCCACGACGGTGAACTCCCCCTCGATCCGGACGGGCCCGTTGTTTCGAATCGTGATCTTGGCCGGCATCGCTCCTCCGTGGGTGTGCGCTCGGTGGCGGGGCCTGGGTCCCGCCAGAGGATTGAGTATATACTCGCGAGGTCCCGGCATGGCCACTGGGGTACGAGTTCCGTCTTCCGGGGTGCTGACTCCGAAGCACCAGCGGCGTATACTGGGTGAGGTCTCGCCCGTAGCACCCCCATCCACACAACTCGGAAAGGCCTGAACACGCATGGCGCCCCAGTACATCTTCACGATGGTCAACCTCGGCAAGGTCCATCCGCCGAACAAGGAAGTGTTGAAGGGGATCTATCTCTCCTTCTTCCCCGGCGCCAAGATCGGCGTCCTCGGCCAGAACGGCGCGGGCAAGTCGACGTTGCTGCGCATCATGGCGGGCGTCGAGGAGCCCTCGAGCGGCGAGGCCCGTCCCGCGAAGGGGATCAAGGTCGGGTTCCTGCCCCAGGAGCCGGTCCTGGATCCGTCGAAGGACGTGCGCGGGAACATCGAGGAGGGCGTGGCGGAGACGCGGGCGCTCCTGGACCGCTTCAACGAGCTGAATCTGAAATTGGGCGAGAGCCTCTCCGACGCCGAGATGGAGAAGGTCATGGACGAGCACGGACGCGTCATGGCCGAGATCGAGGCCAAGAACGCCTGGGAGATCGACCGCACGGTCGAGATCGCGATGGACGCGCTGCGCGTCCCGCCGAGCGACGCGGACGTGCGGACGCTCTCGGGCGGCGAGCGGCGGCGCGTCGCGCTCTGCCGTCTGCTGCTGACGCGCCCCGACCTGTTGCTGCTCGACGAGCCCACGAACCACCTCGATGCGGAGTCGGTGGCGTGGCTCGAGCGGTTCCTCCACGAGTATCCCGGCACCGTGGTCGCGGTCACCCACGATCGGTACTTCCTCGACAACGTGGCCGGCTGGATCCTGGAGCTGGATCGCGGACAGGGGATTCCGTGGGAGGGAAACTACTCTTCCTGGCTGGAGCAGAAGCAGAAGCGTCTCGCGCAGGAGGAGAAGGCCGAGTCGGCGCGGCAGCGCACGCTGGCGCGCGAGCTCGAGTGGATCCGGATGTCCCCCCGCGCGCGGCAGGCGAAGAGCAAGGCGCGGGTCAGCGCGTACGAGGAGCTGCTGCGCCAGGAGAACGAGAAGCGGACCGAGATCACGGAGATCTCGATCCCGCCGGGCCCGAGGCTCGGGAATCTCGTGGTCGAGGCGAAGGATCTCGTGAAGGGCTACGGGGACCGCATCCTCATCGATGGCCTCTCGTTCCAGCTGCCCCCCGGAGGGATCGTGGGGATCATCGGCCCGAACGGCGCCGGGAAGACGACCCTCTTCCGGATGATCGCCGGTGTCGAGAAGCCGGACGGCGGCGTGCTGCGGATCGGCGATACGGTGACGTTCTCGTACGTAGACCAGTCGCGAGAGGGCCTCGCGGGCTCGAAGACGGTGTGGGAGGAGATCTCCGGCGGAGACGACCTGATCGACCTCGGCTCTCGCGAGATCCCGTCGCGCTCGTACGTCGCGATGTTCGGCTTCAAGGGAGCGGACCAGCAGAAGATCGTGAAGAACCTCTCGGGCGGCGAGCGGAACCGCCTGCACCTCGCGAAGCTCCTGCGCACCGGAGGGAATCTCCTCCTCCTGGACGAGCCGACGAACGATCTCGATGTCGACACGCTGCGCGCGCTGGAGGAGGGCATCCTGAACTTCGCCGGCTGCGTCTGCGTCATCAGCCACGACCGGTGGTTCCTGGATCGCATCGCGACCCACATCCTCGCGTTCGAGGAGGACGGCGGCGTGGTCTGGTTCGAGGGCAACTACCAGGACTACGAAACCAACCGCCACATGAGGCTCGGCGCGGCCGCGGACCAGCCGCACCGCCTCAAGTACAAGAAACTGGTGAGGGAATGAGCATGAAGACGCACGCAAGGCCATGGAACGGAACGGCCCGCGGATCCGCGAGCCAGCTCTGGTGGTCCCCCCTCGCGTCGAGCCCCCGAGGCTCCCGGACCCGCACCCACCTCACGCACGCGCACGTGCCGCCGATCGGGGCCAAGACCGCGCTCCGGCTGATCGGTCTTCCGTTCTTCGTCGCGCTGGCGTGCGTCCTGGTCACGGCGCTGTCCCTCCTCTTCGCCACCGCGCCACCGTCGCCCTGATCGGGGAGTCCCGTAACCGTGTGAAGGTCTCGACGTGAAGCGCGCATGGATGCTTGCGGTACCCGTGCTCGTTGCGATCATCAGGACGGCGTCGCCGAGCGCTTCTTCACGTGCGCGAGCTACGAAGGCGTCCACCTCAGCGTCTGGTCCGGCGAGCCCATGAAGAGCGAGGAACGCTGGCATCGCTACGACTCTGTCCCCTATTCCACCGAGCCCACCTGCTTTCCCGCCGACAGCACGGAGTACCTGGGGCATTGACCCGGTGACGCCCCCCTTGACAGCCCGGTATCATAGTGATATCATCTTGATATGACCGGACGCCACCGTGGGGGTGGCTCGTCAACCGAAAGGAGCTCCGCAGCCATGACGCAGGAACGGCGTGTCTCCGCGCTGAGCGGTGCGCTCGGCATCACCGTGACGCTCATCGTATTCGCGCTGGCCATCTACGTGTCGGTGCAGGCGAAGACCCAGGACCGGCCGATCCTTCTCCTCACCGGCGTCCTGCCACTCGTCGTCGTCGGCTCGCTCTCGGCGGCCGGACTCTTCACGGTGCAGCCGAACCAGGCGGTCGTGCTGATCCTCTTCGGCACGTACGTGGGTACGGTGCGCGACAGCGGGTGGTGGTGGACGAATCCCTTCAACACCCGGAAGCGGATCTCCCTTCGCGTGCGGAGCCTGAACGGCCACACGATCAAGGTGAACGACCACTCCGGCAACCCTGTCGAGATCGCGGCGGTCGTGGTGTGGCGCGTGCTGGACAGCGCCCAGGCCACGTTCGACGTCGACAACTACGAGGAGTTCGTTCCGGTCCAGAGCGAGACCGCGGTGCGGCATCTCGCGAGCGAGTATCCCTACGACGAGCCGGATCACAACGCGATCTCGCTGCGCGGGAGCACGGACAAGGTCTCGGAGTTCCTCCGCTCGGAGCTTCAAGCAAGGCTGCGGCAGGCGGGCGTCGAGGTGATCGAGGCCAGGCTCAGCCACCTGGCCTACGCGCCGGAGATCGCGGGCGCGATGCTCCAGCGTCAGCAGGCCGCGGCGATCATCGCGGCGCGCCAGCGCATCGTGGACGGCGCCGTCGGCATGGTGGAGATGGCGCTGGAGCGATTGAGCGCCAACCGGGTCGTGGAGCTGGACGAGGAGCGGAAGGCGGCGATGGTCTCCAATCTCCTGGTCGTGCTGTGCGGAGAGCGGGCGGCCACGCCGGTTCTGAACGCCGGCACGCTCCACAACTAAGGCCTCCCGCGTGGCGGCGCGGAAGGCCTTCCTCCTGAGGATCGATCCCGAGCTGTGGGATGCGCTCGAGAAGTGGGCGGCCGACGAGCTGCGGAGCGTGAACGGTCAGATCGAATATCTGCTGGCCCACGCGGTCCGTGCCGCCGGCCGCACCAAGACGAGCGGGGGTACCTCCTCCGCTAGTCGTCGTAGCCGCGGCGGTCCCGGAAGTCCCGGCGGTCCTCCCTGAGCTCCCACGCGCTCTGACGAGCGTCCTGCCGCATCAGCCGCAGGAACTCGCCGAGGAGCGCGCGCTCACGGGAGCGGGCCCGCCACCCGCCGCGAAGAATGTCGTCCTGAACCCAGCGAAGCTCACGGGCGATCTCGCGCTGGCGCTCGAAGCGGTGGCGGCTCTGGCGAAAATCCTTCTCGTCGTCCCAGCGTCCCTGCCGCGACGGCTCGGTGCCGCGCTCGCGACCGTCCGCGAACACGTCCCGGCGACCCTCTTCCAGCTCGCGCCGCACCGCCTGATGGATCTGACGGCGCACGAACTGCTCTTCCCTCCACGCGCGCGCGCGCTGCGCGTCCTCGAG
This genomic window from Candidatus Eisenbacteria bacterium contains:
- a CDS encoding cupin domain-containing protein gives rise to the protein MIRTSIALATALLFAGAPALAEEKAKTSDATKAAVTEIAKTATPAAAGQHRTYTPADLKWSDPPPGLPKGAKVAVLQGDPSAPGAFTMRVTLPAGYRVAPHHHPADENLTVLSGELYMGMGDVFDEAKAQALGPGSFSAMPVGVRHYAFTKAETVFQVHAMGPWGIVYVNPQDDPRNAKQVTK
- a CDS encoding CDGSH iron-sulfur domain-containing protein; the encoded protein is MPAKITIRNNGPVRIEGEFTVVDQDGKPFDLGGRTTISLCRCGQSSKKPFCDGSHNTCGFDSMIVAQVLPPPAPKPQS
- the ettA gene encoding energy-dependent translational throttle protein EttA codes for the protein MAPQYIFTMVNLGKVHPPNKEVLKGIYLSFFPGAKIGVLGQNGAGKSTLLRIMAGVEEPSSGEARPAKGIKVGFLPQEPVLDPSKDVRGNIEEGVAETRALLDRFNELNLKLGESLSDAEMEKVMDEHGRVMAEIEAKNAWEIDRTVEIAMDALRVPPSDADVRTLSGGERRRVALCRLLLTRPDLLLLDEPTNHLDAESVAWLERFLHEYPGTVVAVTHDRYFLDNVAGWILELDRGQGIPWEGNYSSWLEQKQKRLAQEEKAESARQRTLARELEWIRMSPRARQAKSKARVSAYEELLRQENEKRTEITEISIPPGPRLGNLVVEAKDLVKGYGDRILIDGLSFQLPPGGIVGIIGPNGAGKTTLFRMIAGVEKPDGGVLRIGDTVTFSYVDQSREGLAGSKTVWEEISGGDDLIDLGSREIPSRSYVAMFGFKGADQQKIVKNLSGGERNRLHLAKLLRTGGNLLLLDEPTNDLDVDTLRALEEGILNFAGCVCVISHDRWFLDRIATHILAFEEDGGVVWFEGNYQDYETNRHMRLGAAADQPHRLKYKKLVRE
- a CDS encoding SPFH domain-containing protein, which encodes MTQERRVSALSGALGITVTLIVFALAIYVSVQAKTQDRPILLLTGVLPLVVVGSLSAAGLFTVQPNQAVVLILFGTYVGTVRDSGWWWTNPFNTRKRISLRVRSLNGHTIKVNDHSGNPVEIAAVVVWRVLDSAQATFDVDNYEEFVPVQSETAVRHLASEYPYDEPDHNAISLRGSTDKVSEFLRSELQARLRQAGVEVIEARLSHLAYAPEIAGAMLQRQQAAAIIAARQRIVDGAVGMVEMALERLSANRVVELDEERKAAMVSNLLVVLCGERAATPVLNAGTLHN